A window from Gaiellales bacterium encodes these proteins:
- a CDS encoding ABC transporter permease yields MTGREIAEGPRRRPRMRAGRGFLIVPPVVIVLAVMVAPIVLIALYSVDVKTNLPFTPTKFTWSMWKDFLPPSEGKFPNPFWHRFEVSMVITVVVSLVAVAAAYPLAYFLAFGARRSRYTLLLLMLAPFFTSYLLRVIAWKIMLSNNGVINTAIWDLHLRSHGDGVPWLIYSKFSVGLVLFYSWVPFVAVPIFVLLDRLDTHLLEAAQDLGAGRLTTFFRVTLPLSLPGVIAGFVFVLIPTTGEFITPLLVGGPGSQMFGNSIQSFFQDTPNWNYGAVLALWLVAVVFVMLLVFGRFLATDLREANS; encoded by the coding sequence GTGACCGGCCGGGAGATCGCCGAGGGCCCGCGGCGGCGGCCGCGCATGCGCGCCGGGCGCGGCTTCCTGATCGTTCCGCCGGTCGTGATCGTGCTGGCGGTGATGGTGGCGCCGATCGTCCTGATCGCGCTCTACAGCGTCGACGTCAAGACGAACCTGCCGTTCACGCCGACGAAGTTCACGTGGTCGATGTGGAAGGACTTCCTGCCGCCGTCCGAGGGGAAGTTCCCGAACCCGTTCTGGCACCGCTTCGAGGTCTCGATGGTGATCACGGTCGTGGTCTCGCTCGTGGCGGTGGCGGCCGCGTACCCGCTCGCCTACTTCCTCGCGTTCGGCGCCCGCCGTTCCCGCTACACGCTGCTGCTGCTGATGCTGGCGCCGTTCTTCACGAGCTACCTGCTGCGGGTGATCGCCTGGAAGATCATGCTGTCGAACAACGGCGTCATCAACACGGCGATCTGGGATCTGCACCTGCGCTCGCACGGCGACGGCGTCCCCTGGCTGATCTACTCGAAGTTCTCGGTCGGCCTCGTCCTCTTCTACTCGTGGGTGCCGTTCGTGGCGGTGCCGATCTTCGTGCTGCTCGACCGGCTCGACACGCACCTGCTCGAGGCGGCGCAGGATCTCGGCGCCGGCCGGCTCACGACCTTCTTCCGGGTGACGCTGCCGCTGAGCCTGCCGGGCGTGATCGCCGGCTTCGTGTTCGTCCTGATTCCGACCACCGGCGAGTTCATCACGCCGCTCCTGGTCGGCGGCCCGGGCAGCCAGATGTTCGGCAACTCGATCCAGTCGTTCTTCCAGGACACGCCCAACTGGAACTACGGGGCGGTGCTGGCGCTGTGGCTCGTGGCGGTCGTGTTCGTGATGCTGCTCGTGTTCGGCCGGTTCCTGGCCACCGACCTGCGCGAGGCGAACTCGTGA
- a CDS encoding extracellular solute-binding protein translates to MDRRSFLMGAAGLGGAVLLGGCGSSNSGGSPAASSVKRPSIAKEPGNLSILEWDGYQAFGTPTNKKAGGLSAGDEYTKKFGADGITYSLIVNDSEALNKVRSGQQFDVIHPCIENLQDYVRDGLVQPWDTKLLPSFANLNPALVKGGQVNGQQYFIPWDWGYGSVIYRTDKVDPADATGWELFWNPKYKGRISMWNGNTTNFEIAALKLGYGGHAMDNLSDDQLTNAKNALIEQYPLNKFLWSSEYTDLQPALQNGDVWIAYSWQDQWVYARSKGIPMAYMKPSQGRLGWYCGFMLGKDTKNYYHAHDYVESYINHKSCLSLTNYFYYGSADATIKASEIQDKAVARSLDIGNPNVLASADVHLQSWEPNEAAVQQAWEEVTASA, encoded by the coding sequence CGCGGTGCTTCTCGGCGGCTGTGGGTCGTCGAACTCGGGTGGCAGCCCGGCGGCGTCGTCGGTCAAGCGCCCCTCAATCGCGAAGGAGCCGGGCAACCTCTCCATCCTGGAGTGGGACGGCTACCAGGCGTTCGGCACGCCGACCAACAAGAAGGCCGGCGGGCTCAGCGCCGGCGACGAGTACACGAAGAAGTTCGGCGCCGACGGGATCACGTACAGCCTGATCGTGAACGACAGCGAGGCGCTGAACAAGGTCCGCTCCGGTCAGCAGTTCGACGTGATCCACCCCTGCATCGAGAACCTCCAGGACTACGTCCGCGATGGGCTCGTGCAGCCGTGGGACACCAAGCTCCTGCCGAGCTTCGCGAACCTGAACCCGGCGCTCGTCAAGGGCGGCCAGGTGAACGGGCAGCAGTACTTCATCCCCTGGGACTGGGGCTACGGCAGCGTCATCTACCGCACAGACAAGGTCGATCCGGCCGACGCCACCGGGTGGGAGCTCTTCTGGAACCCGAAGTACAAGGGCCGCATCTCGATGTGGAACGGCAACACGACGAACTTCGAGATCGCCGCGCTCAAGCTCGGCTACGGCGGCCACGCCATGGACAACCTGAGCGACGACCAGCTGACCAACGCGAAGAACGCGCTGATCGAGCAGTACCCGCTGAACAAGTTCCTGTGGTCGAGCGAGTACACCGACCTCCAGCCCGCGCTCCAGAACGGCGACGTCTGGATCGCCTACAGCTGGCAGGACCAGTGGGTCTACGCGAGGAGCAAGGGCATCCCGATGGCCTACATGAAGCCCAGCCAGGGCCGGCTCGGCTGGTACTGCGGCTTCATGCTCGGCAAGGACACGAAGAACTACTACCACGCCCACGACTACGTCGAGTCCTACATCAACCACAAGTCCTGCCTGAGCCTCACGAACTACTTCTACTACGGCAGCGCCGACGCGACGATCAAGGCGAGCGAGATCCAGGACAAGGCGGTCGCCAGGTCGCTCGACATCGGCAACCCGAACGTGCTCGCCTCGGCCGACGTGCACCTGCAGTCGTGGGAGCCGAACGAGGCCGCCGTCCAGCAGGCGTGGGAAGAGGTGACCGCGTCCGCCTGA
- a CDS encoding ABC transporter permease subunit: MNAAAGRLGKVFLGGYFWLMVVFLYVPLVVLVVFAFNDAYIPALPLSGFTTKWFHAAFANTDLTGALKRSAWLALLNGIAASLLGLLAALAVTGRRLFLRSVWTTLLLLPLVVPYIVLAIGMVIVIHELGYQASLAAVLAGHIVISLPYSLLVIVPRLRTLDESIVEAARDLGADTVRAFVLVTLPLIVPALISSALICFTISFDEFAIASFLAPPSSPTYPVFLYSGTRTPALEPQVIALGAIVVTFSIALVVGADAGRRVMERRLAS, translated from the coding sequence GTGAACGCCGCCGCCGGCCGTCTCGGCAAGGTGTTCCTGGGCGGCTACTTCTGGCTCATGGTCGTGTTCCTGTACGTGCCACTTGTCGTGCTGGTGGTGTTCGCGTTCAACGACGCGTACATCCCGGCGCTGCCGCTTTCTGGGTTCACCACCAAGTGGTTCCACGCCGCCTTCGCGAACACCGACCTGACGGGCGCGCTCAAGCGCAGCGCCTGGCTGGCGCTCCTGAACGGCATCGCCGCCAGCCTGCTCGGGCTCCTGGCGGCGCTCGCCGTGACCGGCCGGCGCCTGTTCCTGCGCTCGGTGTGGACGACGCTCCTCCTGCTGCCGCTGGTCGTGCCCTACATCGTGCTCGCGATCGGGATGGTGATCGTGATCCACGAGCTCGGCTACCAGGCGTCCCTGGCCGCGGTGCTGGCCGGCCACATCGTGATCTCGCTGCCGTACTCGCTGCTCGTCATCGTGCCCCGACTGCGGACGCTCGACGAGTCGATCGTCGAGGCCGCCCGTGACCTCGGTGCAGACACGGTGCGTGCATTCGTGCTCGTGACGCTGCCGCTGATCGTGCCGGCGCTGATCTCGAGCGCGCTCATCTGCTTCACGATCTCGTTCGACGAGTTCGCGATCGCCTCGTTCCTGGCGCCGCCGAGCTCGCCGACGTACCCGGTGTTCCTCTACTCGGGCACGCGCACGCCCGCGCTCGAGCCGCAGGTGATCGCGCTCGGGGCGATCGTGGTCACCTTCTCGATCGCGCTCGTGGTCGGCGCCGACGCCGGGCGGCGGGTGATGGAGCGGCGGCTCGCGAGCTAG